DNA sequence from the Pedobacter sp. W3I1 genome:
CCACCCTGTTGAGGTAACAGAATCGAAAGGACCTCTTTTTGCCAAAAACATTGGATAATAATTCGCCTGCCCGTAATCGTCTCTAAATTTGAACATGAAAGTATAATCTCCAGTAGTACCAAAATTGCCTAATGTGGTGCTGTTTTGTGTAGCGGTAACATTTGAAGAGGTAGTAGCCACAAAACGAGGAGCCGTACCTACAAATGGGTAACTGCTTGGATCAGGCTGCGTAATCTGTACCGACAAAAACCTTGGATTATAAAAAGCGATATAAGCATTTCGGGAAGCATCATTAAAAATATTTGAGCCCGGAGTACCACCAGATGGTCCGCCACCTTTATTAGAAGCAATGATCACCAACCAGTTTTCTCCCGCATAACCTTTTCTGGCTTTTAGCGCCGTTAGTATCTCACCAATATAACCATCAATATTTTTAATAGCAGCTGCATAAGCAGGTGTACCAGCGGTATAACCATTGGCTGCACCTGCAGTTTCGGCACTATGAAACTGTGCAACAACTATAGACGGGCTGTTGGTGATTAACTCGGTAACTACTCCTGTTTTTACCGCGGCATCATCGGCTACGGTCTGTTTTACGGTTGCATCGGCCGCCAGTTTATCATTAAAAACTGAAGTTGATGCGATAGAAACCGTCCTTGCGTTGATAATCGAACTGTTGATGCGGGTAAAGATAGTAGGTGTATTTTGTAAGTTTAAACCCGCAAAATCTTCGGTGGTTACATGGTGTTTGGTATAATCATAACCTGTTAACATCGTTGTCCAGGCAGATGCATTGGTAATCACATTGTATTTGTTATCGGCCAAACCATCATAGGTATAGGTAGCCTTTGCATTAATTTGAGCTAAATTGGTAGGTGCGAGTGTTTTTATTGCCGCACCTGTTACGCCATCTAAAACAATATAAAGTACCTTTTTCCCTGCTCCTAAACCTAATGTATCGTTTCTAAAGTTTTTCGGCAATGTATTTTCAAAATCCTTATTACACCCAGTGGCCATAAGGAATAACCCAAATACCATGGCCGAGGCCAAAATATTTTAAGGTTGTAGTTAATGTAAATCCTTTTTTCATCTGTTATTATATTTGAAATATATTGATCAATTAGAAAAATTAAGACGCAACAGGTTGTGGGGCAACGTACCATTGAAACGTAGAATATTGCCCACTAAAATTACCTGCGAGCCATTTGAGATCGTGGTTTCTACCATATCGTAAATAAAACCTTGAAAACCACCTGTATTGTTATAGCCAACCGCCAACTGTCCATTGGCTTCCAATACCATAAAACCCTGGCGCAGATAATCGCCATATTTATTAAAAGAGCCGGCTACAATTATTTTTCCGTTGTTAAGCTGGCCAACAAAATTAGTAATGCCACCTGTTACCGCCTGGCCATTAAAGGTAGTTACATTAGAGCCATCAGCATTTAACAGATTAAGACCCGAGGCCGCTTTACCATTAAAACTCGTAAAGGAACCTCCTATCACAATTTTATTCGTGGTAGCGTTGTATCTAATGGAAAGAATATCGCTATTGGCACCCGAGCCTACGTTAAAGCTATTATCAACGCTGCCATCCAGGTTAATCCTTACAATTCTATTGGCCTGTACCCCATTAAACGTGCTGAAAGTGCCTACTAAGATTAATTTCCCGTCTGTTTGCATCATAGCATCTAAGATAACACCGTTCGCACCTATAGCACTTTGACGGGTAGATTTGTTATAATGGAAAGTAGAATCCATGGTACCATCCATATTTACCCTTACCATCTGGCGCATCCTCGTATTATCGTAAACCTTCTCATCATAACTAGAATTTGGCAGATACATGCGTTTGTAGTTATTAAAGTTGCCTACCAAATAAACCTGTTCATTAAATACAAAGGTTTTTCTAACAGCGCCATCCACACCGGCATTAAAGGCACTCACAGTATCACCATTTTTATACGTTTCCTGTGGTTTTGGGTTAATTACATCCCTGAGGATCAAACTATCTAAGCTTCCATTAGTGTTTAACCTGGCCACATTGTTCAACGTTTGGCGGTTTGTACGTGTAGAATTAAAGCTGGTAAAACTTCCGCCGATAATATATTTACCTGCCTGGGTTCCGGTTTGGATCCTGGTAATCGAGTTGATATACTTCTCAGCCCCACCAACTCCTTTGCCAAAACTAACGCCACTCGTTGAGTATGTACCATCTCCCAAAATTTGGGCTATGCCTCCAATGGGTAGCTTTTCGGTTCCTTTTAATTCAAAATCGTTAAACGCGCCACCCAGGAAAAAGTTACCACCTGGTAATGCCTCAATATCATATATGGAGCTATTACCAAAGCCATTGGTATTATTTGTTGCCCCATTAACTACTTTCCAGTTGGCATCAACACTTAGTTTGCCACCTACTTTTACTATTGGACCAAAAAAACTTTGCCCTTGTGAGGTAATCCACATACTGCCTGTACTGGCCGTTAGCGGAACCTTGAAAGTTAAGGTACTGTCGTTTGTAGATGCAGGAACCACTTCGGCTTCAATTTCATTTACATACACCTTAAAATCGCTGATGTATTTATTCAGTCCTTTTACCCTTACGCTTAAAACATCACCAGGACTTACAACATCTGGTTCAATTGTTTTAGAAATAAAGGTAAGATCCAATGGTTTCTTCCCTCCGGCATAAGGGTCTTCGGTAAGTCCTTTTTCTTTTTGGCAAGAAACAATAGCCGTTGTTAAGCCTATGGCTCCAAACAAAAACAGCTTAAATTTATATTTTATGTTAGTTAACATTTTTATTCAATTTTCGGATGAGATAATAGACCTATGGTGTTGGTGGATTAATACCTGCAGATATGGCCTGCTCGATAAAAACATTTGTATTAAAGCCGAAATTATGCTGGATTTTATTTAATACATGTAATACACCATTGGTGGGCTGTATATCAGATGTGGCGACCGGAATATTGACCAATGATACCTGTGGATTGGACAGATCGGGAATATAGGCTAGATACAATTGACGGTAACCAGCATAAGCCACCCTCGAAAGTACTTCTCCTTTATCGCTGAGCACCACTGCGTCATTAAAGATCACCCCTACATTCATGATCCTGCCACCATAGGAAGTATAACCCTGGCCAGGGAAAGCGAGATAAGATAAAGTATCGCGCTGTGGATAATCTTTTAAGCGGCTGGCGCCTTTGAAGATATATTGCGAAAGTATATTCTTCCATACCGCCGGTTTTATCTGCGATAATTGGGAAACGGTATCTTTACCCGTTACCCTTAATTCGATGTTCAAGCGCTTGATAGATTTAAAGATGGATCCACTTGGTGGCGCAAAAAATGTAATATTCTCTTTGCTTACTACGTCAGCTAAACCAGCCAGTTTAATAACCGTTAAAGTCGAATCGAAAAACGGTTTCTTTTCTTCCATGTACTGCATCATATTTCCATTATATTTTGCCTCATGAACCCCCGTTTCCATATAGTATTTTTTGCAGCCGGTTAAAACTGATAATACACAGATTAGTGAAAACAGCAGTGTTTTATAATTTTTCATCATCATATCTATTAGTTCCAAAAATTATTACCGATTAAATTTGGGTTCGCACTACGCTCGGCAGCAGTAATGGTTAATGGCCATGTCCACGCCCCTGCGTTTAGATTAGCTACCGACATTGGCGATCCGGTGAAATCGGAACTGATTACTCTTTTCGTTCTGACCAGGTCAAAATAGAATTGTCCTTCACCAATCAGTTCCCTGCATCTTTCCCTATAAATTTCATCCTTCAAATCCTGTCCATCCTGGATAATAAGGGGTGCGTTTGCAGCTATGGTTACCCTATTCGCAAAATCTCTTGCTCCACTTTCATCACCAAGTTCGGCCAGGGCTTCGGCAGTTAATAAATAGCAATCAGGCAACCTGAAAATAATGGCGCTATCATCACTTGTTACCGATATCGCATTACCTGATCCTGTTGTATAGGTATTCGCGAATTTTTTAAACTGGAAGGATCCAGATTGAGCATCGTAATTCTCGAACCAGGTGGTTATCCTGGCATCAGGAGAACCCGGGGGATAAAGCTTACGCATATAGTTGCTTGCGTAATACATTGAACTTGATGTTTTGGTTACATTACCTTGATACGGAAAGTGTGAAAAATAATAAGAGTAGCCCGCCGTTAACGAAAAGCCTTCTCCATAGTTAAATTCCTGTAAAATGCCGAACAGGTTTTCACTGCTCCTTCCTTTAAAAATCTTTAATGTATTTGCAGGTGTAATGGGCAGTATCTTGTAATTGCTGTAAGTATCCAGTTCGGTGGCCAATGTTTTTACGGCTTCGTAATATTTTGTTTTAACATCGGTATCCCAGGCGGCGGCCCACATATTTAAATGCATTAAAAGTGCAACTGCCGATGCCTTGGTAGGTCTGAAACCATTAGATGTAGCATCGTTGTAAGCAGATGGCAAATCGGCTTTTGCCGTAGTCATATCTGCAATACACCTGTTCATTACGGTTACTTGTGGTGTTCTGCCTAATGGGCTGCTATGGTAGGCATCAGTGTAATAAACGGCATCACCAAATAACTTGCAGATAAACATATAACTCAGGTTACGTAAGAATACAGCCTCGGCTTTATATCTTTTTTTATCAGCATCTGGCAAACTCGATGATGGCACCTTATCTACTTCGAAGTATAAAATATTTGATGCTGCGACCACATCGTACCATTCTTTCCAGCTCATGATGTTTTTCATCATATCACTAAACCTTCCGCTACTGGCAACAATAGCTTTCATATTGTTGTTGGCCAATGAATTAAAAATGGTAGAACCATCACCACTGATACCACTTGCAACTACATTATTACCCCGGACTTCTAATGCGGGGAAGAATGCCCGGTCGTCCTCATTAAAGAAAGTGGGCGTACCTGCCACTTTTGATTTTAACCTTGCGTAAATGCCGTTTGTAAATCCCTCTACATCTTCGCGTGTTTTCCAAAAGTTGTTCCCACTTTGTGCTTCGATGGGTGTCACATTTAAAAACTTTTTGCAACCAACTGTGGTAAATACCAGTGCGGCAAACAGGATTATATATTTTGTATTTTTCATCTGTCTAATTTGTTTAAAACTCAATGTTTAAGCCTAGGGTAAACTGTCGCGGAGAAGGATAACCTCCTGAATCATCTCTACCCAAACTGGTTACATTTTCAGGGTTAGGCCCAGAGTAGCGCGTGATAAAACCAAGGTTGGCGGCAGTAGCATTTATGCTTACCCTGTTCATCCCTAACCTGCTGGTAAATTTTTTATCGAAGATGTAATACACTTTAACTGAGTTTAACTTAAAATAAGAGCCATCTTCCTGAAATGCCGTTTGGTTTAATCTAAAAGGATCGATGATACGTGCACGGACAAAATCCAGCGGATTGGCATAGGTTGCAGCATCACCAGCTGTACTCCAATAGTTTAGCTGATCTAACGGCACCAAACTACCCAACTGATTAAAATTAGTATAGTTCTGTAACTGCTTACCCAATGGGTTATTGATAATATCGCGGATCAGGGTAAAGGAAGTATTGACCTCTACACTCCAGTTTTTCCATTGCAGGTATGAAGTGAAACCCCCGGTTATCTGCGGCTGCGAATTACCAGCAATAACCCTATCATTACCATCAAGCACGTAATTTCCATCCAGATCGGTAAAAACAGGATCGCCTGCTTTAAAATAATTTAAGCGGCCGGTACCTCCCACGCGGTAGGGCAAACCGGTATTCGGATCAACAGGAACCTGAGCATTGGTAGAATATACTCCTTTTGTATTGTACAGATAATTCGATAATGAGTTGATACCTAAACGGTAATAGGTGTCCTGTTGTAAGTCTTTATCATAATAAATATAGTCTCTTAAACCATCAGGCAATTGTGCCAGAATTTCTCTGTTGATGGCTAAGTTTGCAGATATTGTCCACTTAAACTGGCTATTAGGACTTAATGGGCGGGCTGTTGTTTGAAATTCCCAACCATAGTTTACATTACTGATCTCATTAGAAGCAATGCTTCCAAATGAATTGGTACTCGAAATATCCTTGTATTTGAAAATATTGTCGTTTTGCTTGTAATAAGTATCAAAAACGAATGAAAAACGGTTTTGGAACAAGCTAAAATCAACACCAGCATTATAGGTAGTTGCTTTGGTAGGCTGCAAATCTAAATTCGGCAATCTCGCTAGGTCTAATATAACCGAGTTTGCATTATTGTAACGATTTCCACCTACATATTTACCATAACCATCAAAAATACCACCTACAGGCTGTATATTAGAGCCATAACTTAAACGGATATCGGCATAATCAATCCATTTGATGTTTTCCATAAACTGTTCTTTATTAAAGTTCCATTTTAAGGCTATGGATGGATTGGCAATGTAACGGGCATTTTCGCCATTAGCCGAGTTGGCATCCAAGCGATAATTAAGGTCCAATACATATTTTTGTCTGTAGTTGTAAGAAAATGCACCAGCAAAAGCAACGCTTCTTACATCGGTATAATCTATTGTTCCACCTAACGAGGTCAGGTAATCGGTCATATTAGTTAAAGGGCCCCTTAACTGATCGTTAACTCCCCTCTCGTTCAAAATAGCATCTGCTTTAAAAAAGCTGGAGTTCATTTCTGTAAAGGCAAATAAGTTGAAATTATGCGCATCTTCTCCGGCAGCATCCTTTAAACTATATACATAAGAGAACTGGTTACGATTGTATAACTTGGTAGCACGGTCGTTATAGGTATAATATTTCGATTGGTTGCCATTTAATGCCGCCGGCGAAAAATTATCTTTTGTACCCGTACTATTGGTGTAGTTTAAAAATGTAGAAATCCTAAAATTCTTAAAAACCTCGTATTCAGCAT
Encoded proteins:
- a CDS encoding fasciclin domain-containing protein, which codes for MMMKNYKTLLFSLICVLSVLTGCKKYYMETGVHEAKYNGNMMQYMEEKKPFFDSTLTVIKLAGLADVVSKENITFFAPPSGSIFKSIKRLNIELRVTGKDTVSQLSQIKPAVWKNILSQYIFKGASRLKDYPQRDTLSYLAFPGQGYTSYGGRIMNVGVIFNDAVVLSDKGEVLSRVAYAGYRQLYLAYIPDLSNPQVSLVNIPVATSDIQPTNGVLHVLNKIQHNFGFNTNVFIEQAISAGINPPTP
- a CDS encoding SusC/RagA family TonB-linked outer membrane protein, which encodes MKYFYSIVILLIFGLHNLAFAQQQIAVTGTVYDGESKKKETMPGVSILSGGRVLGQTDGDGRFRVTVASNAEITFKYLSYITQTVKVNNRTTINLTLQGDNTTLKEVQVTAGYQTKTRTLSTGSTVTISGKDIQGQPASDVMSLLQGKVAGLNIQNSTGAPGFRGSITLRGISNINISGSGSSSFLTPTSPLFVIDGVPVDDNTNYSYGFQQAGPGVSPISQIPPEDIEDLTVLKDAAATALYGSRGAYGVILVTTKRGNSKVPVVRYNGASFFSMVPQLRNVIGGKGERDLRIWQILQNDTSYNHAIDMVNSSPILSDSLNAYFNNSTDWQSYFYRNTFNQTHNVSISGGDVAFNYKVGVGAYDETGIQENTGYSRYNLNMNMQYNPTPKFKLVGQLQNSIQKQQTGSGNGLLNSGLATTGAASSLLPSPSLFSSQSGVLAQLQTDNDNKSLQTFATINAEYEVFKNFRISTFLNYTNSTGTKDNFSPAALNGNQSKYYTYNDRATKLYNRNQFSYVYSLKDAAGEDAHNFNLFAFTEMNSSFFKADAILNERGVNDQLRGPLTNMTDYLTSLGGTIDYTDVRSVAFAGAFSYNYRQKYVLDLNYRLDANSANGENARYIANPSIALKWNFNKEQFMENIKWIDYADIRLSYGSNIQPVGGIFDGYGKYVGGNRYNNANSVILDLARLPNLDLQPTKATTYNAGVDFSLFQNRFSFVFDTYYKQNDNIFKYKDISSTNSFGSIASNEISNVNYGWEFQTTARPLSPNSQFKWTISANLAINREILAQLPDGLRDYIYYDKDLQQDTYYRLGINSLSNYLYNTKGVYSTNAQVPVDPNTGLPYRVGGTGRLNYFKAGDPVFTDLDGNYVLDGNDRVIAGNSQPQITGGFTSYLQWKNWSVEVNTSFTLIRDIINNPLGKQLQNYTNFNQLGSLVPLDQLNYWSTAGDAATYANPLDFVRARIIDPFRLNQTAFQEDGSYFKLNSVKVYYIFDKKFTSRLGMNRVSINATAANLGFITRYSGPNPENVTSLGRDDSGGYPSPRQFTLGLNIEF
- a CDS encoding DUF5008 domain-containing protein, with protein sequence MLTNIKYKFKLFLFGAIGLTTAIVSCQKEKGLTEDPYAGGKKPLDLTFISKTIEPDVVSPGDVLSVRVKGLNKYISDFKVYVNEIEAEVVPASTNDSTLTFKVPLTASTGSMWITSQGQSFFGPIVKVGGKLSVDANWKVVNGATNNTNGFGNSSIYDIEALPGGNFFLGGAFNDFELKGTEKLPIGGIAQILGDGTYSTSGVSFGKGVGGAEKYINSITRIQTGTQAGKYIIGGSFTSFNSTRTNRQTLNNVARLNTNGSLDSLILRDVINPKPQETYKNGDTVSAFNAGVDGAVRKTFVFNEQVYLVGNFNNYKRMYLPNSSYDEKVYDNTRMRQMVRVNMDGTMDSTFHYNKSTRQSAIGANGVILDAMMQTDGKLILVGTFSTFNGVQANRIVRINLDGSVDNSFNVGSGANSDILSIRYNATTNKIVIGGSFTSFNGKAASGLNLLNADGSNVTTFNGQAVTGGITNFVGQLNNGKIIVAGSFNKYGDYLRQGFMVLEANGQLAVGYNNTGGFQGFIYDMVETTISNGSQVILVGNILRFNGTLPHNLLRLNFSN
- a CDS encoding LamG-like jellyroll fold domain-containing protein; this encodes MATGCNKDFENTLPKNFRNDTLGLGAGKKVLYIVLDGVTGAAIKTLAPTNLAQINAKATYTYDGLADNKYNVITNASAWTTMLTGYDYTKHHVTTEDFAGLNLQNTPTIFTRINSSIINARTVSIASTSVFNDKLAADATVKQTVADDAAVKTGVVTELITNSPSIVVAQFHSAETAGAANGYTAGTPAYAAAIKNIDGYIGEILTALKARKGYAGENWLVIIASNKGGGPSGGTPGSNIFNDASRNAYIAFYNPRFLSVQITQPDPSSYPFVGTAPRFVATTSSNVTATQNSTTLGNFGTTGDYTFMFKFRDDYGQANYYPMFLAKRGPFDSVTSTGWGFLFGANSAQLDWGGSPRPGFGIDIRDGRWHTVAFTISLLNAVRTLTLYVDGLTRYSGSINGKNIDNSIPLRLGGNVGSDGNTQTNILIRDVALFNVALSATDVAAIMRTQIKPSTPFFNNLLGFWPGNETSGTVMLDQSGKGNNFTYSSNVAFANFEEISPNISPDISPAAYTAVPNGVDIPVLIYNWLNIAVSSQWGLTGRVYSPTVSLPTN
- a CDS encoding RagB/SusD family nutrient uptake outer membrane protein, coding for MKNTKYIILFAALVFTTVGCKKFLNVTPIEAQSGNNFWKTREDVEGFTNGIYARLKSKVAGTPTFFNEDDRAFFPALEVRGNNVVASGISGDGSTIFNSLANNNMKAIVASSGRFSDMMKNIMSWKEWYDVVAASNILYFEVDKVPSSSLPDADKKRYKAEAVFLRNLSYMFICKLFGDAVYYTDAYHSSPLGRTPQVTVMNRCIADMTTAKADLPSAYNDATSNGFRPTKASAVALLMHLNMWAAAWDTDVKTKYYEAVKTLATELDTYSNYKILPITPANTLKIFKGRSSENLFGILQEFNYGEGFSLTAGYSYYFSHFPYQGNVTKTSSSMYYASNYMRKLYPPGSPDARITTWFENYDAQSGSFQFKKFANTYTTGSGNAISVTSDDSAIIFRLPDCYLLTAEALAELGDESGARDFANRVTIAANAPLIIQDGQDLKDEIYRERCRELIGEGQFYFDLVRTKRVISSDFTGSPMSVANLNAGAWTWPLTITAAERSANPNLIGNNFWN